From one Anoplolepis gracilipes chromosome 10, ASM4749672v1, whole genome shotgun sequence genomic stretch:
- the LOC140670329 gene encoding LOW QUALITY PROTEIN: uncharacterized protein (The sequence of the model RefSeq protein was modified relative to this genomic sequence to represent the inferred CDS: inserted 1 base in 1 codon), whose protein sequence is MMLSFYPNGRNNNNFTLSDKPVYEDLVTATGFILMKCLPKESVTTLVLGGDYSEFINRAFYGLVPVALLNETNRFNALEKFTLTKYSYLMFENYHFIQFLRKAHRFVFVASSQPLLRSLLQRAKDSPWANPEGFYILIDKHTETRGCINARSYLWTAWEYDLLSVIFICIDPNDGIVYYTYNPYSDSTPDDWYKVGFEKGRNDHPWIILNKKFIFDDNICITLDFDKTTTLNGYWIRLNALQMEPYIKINLTLRGTQKFRGDNSEIIKILLEKLNAHLKIIVYNVSADALGGIGPNGTFEGLMASVSEGKIDLAMNTRALLVLWKVRYTYPHTRSGICVIAQPKKPISEFRKIITFLSPKVMVIIIAICILTYIIFIQTMGYVKAALEVLRLMICVGILHLPKMNSIRIFICMVLILFLNINALFQSHLSSLLTKPVYNRDIDSLTSIKKAGYTLYGSKLFKNMINDPVLQSRYKVVSYEDCKEHVENSSTALCVGDCYHMYYRIKGQDLIKSKMLRANIQSYVTREDWPLYNRVNNIIQQMMQAGLIKKVQDEFISEIRRERKRIIALRNKGFNVMLLKQLAFSFYFLGFGYACAIIIFALEMIIGGSVXRNNWKSIRKREKSTRKKEAGTNTLDNIVLKLTCQNLKKLL, encoded by the exons ATGATGTTATCGTTTTACCCAAATGGACGAAA taataataattttacattatcggACAAACCGGTTTATGAAGATTTAGTCACTGCAACG ggatttattttaatgaaatgtcTACCGAAAGAGTCTGTAACGACTTTGGTGTTAGGCGGAGACTACAGCGAATTTATCAATAGAGCGTTTTACGGTTTAGTACCTGTAGCGCTGTTAAATGAAACGAATCGATTTAATGCCCTCGAGAAATTTACCCTGACAAAATATTCCTACTTGATGTTCGAGAACTACCATTTCATCCAGTTCCTTCGAAAGGCGCATCGTTTCGTGTTTGTGGCATCTTCTCAACCACTCCTGCGATCTCTGTTAcag aGAGCAAAGGACTCGCCATGGGCGAATCCGGAAggattttatatcttaattgaTAAACACACCGAGACTCGGGGCTGTATAAATGCTCGCTCGTATCTTTGGACAGCTTGGGAATATGACTTGCTCTCGgtcatatttatatgcatcgatCCGAACGATGGAATTGtgtattatacgtataatcCATATTCGGACAGTACGCCAGACGATTGGTACAAGGTAGGATTTGAAAAAGGACGAAACGACCATCCTTGGATaatattgaacaaaaaattcatatttg acgACAATATATGCATAACTCTGGATTTCGACAAAACAACTACTCTGAATGGTTACTGGATTCGATTAAACGCTCTTCAGATGGAACCATATATCAAAATCAACTTGACTTTACGGGGTACACAGAAATTTCGCGGTGACAAcagtgaaattattaaaatactcttGGAAAAACTAAACGCGCATCTTAAAATCATCGTTTACAATGTCAGTGCCGATGCGTTGGGTGGTATAGGACCGAACGGTACTTTTGAAGGTTTGATGGCCTCTGTAAGCGAAGGCAAAATAGACCTTGCCATGAATACGAGAGCTTTGCTTGTATTGTGGAAGGTCAG atacacATATCCCCATACGAGATCAGGCATTTGTGTAATTGCACAACCAAAGAAACCAATTTCCGAATTCAGAAAGATAATAACCTTTTTGTCGCCGAAAGTGATGGTGATAATAATCGCGATAtgtatattaacttatataatttttatacaaaccaTGGGATACGTAAAAGCTGCACTAGAAGTACTAAGACTTATGATCTGCGTAGGAATTTTACATTTGCCCAAAATGAATTCTATTAGGATTTTTATATGCATGGTGTTGATTTTGTTCCTGAATATAAATGCTCTCTTCCAAAGTCATTTGTCATCCTTGCTCACTAAGCCGGTTTATAATCGCGATATCGACAGCCTAACAAGTATCAAG aaagcCGGTTACACTTTATATGGATCTAAGTTGTTCAAGAATATGATTAACGATCCCGTACTTCAATCGCGCTACAAAGTGGTCTCGTACGAGGATTGCAAAGAGCACGTCGAGAATTCATCGACCGCCCTGTGCGTCGGCGACTGCTACCACATGTACTACAGAATCAAAGGTCAAGAtcttattaaatcaaaaatgTTACGTGCAAACATACAATCGTACGTCACTCGCGAGGATTGGCCGCTGTACAACCGCgtgaacaatattatacagcAGATGATGCAGGCTggcttgataaaaaaagttcaaGATGAATTTATTTCGGAGATAAGacgcgagagaaagaggataATTGCTTTAAGGAACAAAGGATTCAATGTAATGTTGCTGAAACAGCTGGCGTTCAGTTTTTACTTTCTTGGATTTGGATACGCTTGTGCCATTATAATCTTTGCGCTGGAAATGATAATCGGTGGTTCTG CCCGTAATAACTGGAAGTCAAtcaggaagagagaaaaaagtacaagaaagaaagaagctGGAACAAACACTCTCGATAATatcgtattaaaattaacttgtcagaatttaaaaaaattattataa
- the LOC140670049 gene encoding arylsulfatase B, translating into MGRAPKRTRDTMRHPPGISQWTSSLILLLATVRATSTRQPHIIFILADDLGWNDVGFHGSGQIPTPNIDALAYSGLLLDRYYVTPICTPSRSALMTGKYPIHTGMQHGVLKGAEPRGLPLHEKILPEYMRELGYNTHIVGKWHLGFYKREYTPTYRGFDTHTGYWTGHHDYYDHTAVENPYWGLDMRRGMEPAWDLHGQYSTDVFTKEAVRLIDNHNSSRPMFLYLAHAAVHSGNPYNPLPAPDEEVAKFNNIFDYNRRRFAGMLNKLDESVGQVVEALHKNNMLRDSIIVFSSDNGGPAAGFNLNAASNWPLRGVKNTLWEGGVRGAGLIWSPSLVRPGRVSRQMMHITDWLPTLITAAGGDASNLSSIDGINLWGALSEDTESPRTNILHNIDDIYGVSAITVGDWKLIQGSTYNGAWDGWYGPSGREWIYDASGVISSTAGRAVASVGFSVTTEIIGFLRENAMIKCPPRNDSLPICKPLEEPCLFNVYQDPCEDNNLVKQFPTIVRKLQEELKKINSTAILPGNLPWDSKADPSLWDHTWNNFGDYINNVMMSAAA; encoded by the exons ATGGGACGCGCTCCAAAAAGAACGAGGGACACGATGCGTCATCCACCGGGAATCAGCCAGTGGACATCGTCCTTGATCCTGCTACTCGCGACAGTTCGCGCGACTTCAACGAGACAGCCgcatatcatttttatcttgGCAGACGATTTG GGATGGAACGATGTCGGCTTTCATGGTTCGGGTCAGATTCCAACTCCGAATATCGATGCTCTGGCATATTCTGGGTTACTGCTCGATAGATATTATGTCACACCGATCTGTACACCCTCCAGAAGCGCTCTTATGACCGGCAAATATCCCATTCACACTGGAATGCAGCATGGC GTTCTTAAAGGCGCGGAGCCTAGGGGATTACCACTTCACGAGAAGATTTTACCGGAATATATGCGAGAACTAGGCTACAACACGCATATCGTCGGCAAATGGCACTTAGGATTTTACAAAAGAGAATACACTCCGACTTACAGGGGATTCGACACCCACACCGGATACTGGACAGGTCATCACGATTATTACGATCACACAGCTGTTGAAAAT CCTTATTGGGGTTTGGACATGAGACGGGGCATGGAACCGGCATGGGATCTTCACGGTCAATATTCCACGGATGTTTTTACGAAAGAGGCGGTGAGACTGATTGACAATCACAACTCTAGCCGGCCGATGTTCTTGTATCTTGCTCATGCGGCCGTGCATTCCGGAAATCCGTACAATCCGCTTCCAGCGCCAGACGAAGAAGTCGCAAAGTTCAACAATATCTTCGATTATAATCGAAGACGTTTCGCAG GTATGTTGAATAAATTGGACGAATCGGTTGGTCAAGTAGTTGAAGCTCTGCATAAGAACAACATGTTACGAGAtagtataattgttttttcgtCGGACAACGGCGGACCTGCTGCTGGATTTAATTTGAACGCAGCATCTAATTGGCCGCTGAGAGGCGTGAAAAATACTCTTTGGGAAG GTGGCGTCAGGGGTGCAGGATTAATATGGTCACCTAGCCTAGTGCGTCCTGGCCGAGTGAGCAGACAGATGATGCATATTACTGATTGGCTACCGACACTTATAACAGCTGCCGGTGGCGATGCCTCGAATTTAAGTTCAATCGACGGTATCAATTTATGGGGTGCGCTTAGCGAGGATACCGAGTCGCCGCGAACAAATATTCTTCACAACATCGACGATATTTATGGCGTGTCCGCCATTACGGTCGGTGACTGGAAACTCATTCAGG GATCCACTTATAATGGAGCATGGGACGGATGGTATGGCCCGTCCGGCAGGGAATGGATCTATGATGCGAGTGGTGTGATTAGCAGCACAGCGGGACGCGCTGTCGCCAGCGTGGGATTCAGTGTTACCACGGAAATTATAGGGTTCCTGCGCGAAAATGCGATGATTAAGTGCCCGCCAAGAAATGATAGTTTGCCAATCTGCAAACCGTTAGAAGAACCGTGTCTCTTCAATGTCTATCAGGATCCTTGCGAGGATAATAACCTTGTCAAACA ATTCCCCACGATCGTCAGAAAGCTACAGGAAGAGCTGAAGAAGATCAACAGCACCGCGATTTTGCCCGGAAATCTACCATGGGATAGTAAAGCCGATCCAAGTTTGTGGGATCATACTTGGAATAATTTCGGAGATTATATCAATAACGTTATGATGAGCGCTGCAGCTTGA